One genomic region from Spirosoma sp. KCTC 42546 encodes:
- a CDS encoding CopD family protein, which yields MTFFYSKALHIIFVVTWFAGLFYMPRLFIYATEAEPLPEPGRSVLQQQLLLMQRRLWFGITWPSAVITLILGLNTWYNYGSTPDWLIYKLVLVAGLYVYHGLCHGIFRQQQRGEFRYTSNQLRIWNEVATLFLFAIVFLVVLKDALNMLWGMLGLLVLLVVLLVAIRTYRRLRKG from the coding sequence ATGACCTTCTTTTATAGCAAAGCCCTGCACATTATTTTTGTCGTAACCTGGTTTGCAGGCTTGTTTTATATGCCGAGGCTGTTCATCTACGCCACCGAAGCCGAGCCATTGCCTGAACCGGGACGTAGTGTTCTCCAGCAACAACTCCTGCTAATGCAGCGTCGACTCTGGTTCGGTATTACGTGGCCGTCGGCAGTAATAACCTTGATACTAGGCCTGAATACCTGGTATAACTACGGATCAACGCCCGACTGGCTCATCTACAAACTGGTGCTGGTGGCGGGCCTGTATGTTTATCACGGCTTGTGTCATGGTATTTTCCGGCAACAGCAGCGGGGCGAGTTTCGCTATACGTCCAACCAGCTTCGTATCTGGAATGAAGTAGCCACCTTATTTCTGTTTGCTATTGTTTTTCTGGTGGTCCTTAAGGATGCCCTGAACATGCTCTGGGGTATGCTGGGCCTGTTGGTTCTATTAGTTGTTTTGCTGGTTGCGATACGGACGTACCGGCGTTTGCGCAAAGGGTGA
- a CDS encoding SdrD B-like domain-containing protein, with protein sequence MENDVYVKKSGLSICSIYRNTARFFSIVGLLLVFIALSQSAYGQLSGTVYRDFNEDGVRSFTVATPLDGEIGVGGITVNVYNNTGLVGSTITSSATATAGFYTITPSGAGPYRVEFSNLPAGYYDGLHGTASGTSTQFVASSVATEINLGINYPFDYCQAVPVFFVPCYVNGNPLGSGSSGDEGVFVTLPYNATSAQEVSNTGGNTPSETAISLNRQLGTVYGVAYQRATKYTYTSAFVKRHSGLADGGAGGIYITKPSGGATFTTSLFTTLPTAVTAIATTSVSGTVATTVSSTVGSNTDRGLPAVLTEGNRDATTFDLVGKAGLGDLEISEDGTQLYVVNLGDRRLYQIPIIDPTSDTPTAGTAISFTIPSPSQQPGSVFRPFGLKYYRGRVYVGGVTSNEGVAGTVNFGIGGTIGELPSSTSLVTRDTTGMKAVVYEFNPNDASFTSVLSFPLTYQKGATNNDKTGADRAEFWLPWVDAQPARFARNDLPYCSYPQPMLTGIEFDVDGSMILSIRDRFGDQYGNNNLGPDPNSTADPIQKYRAIAPGDILRAGRCTAGVNEWTLEYNASVCNGLVTSGANTTQGPGNGEYYYSDHIEAGASGGAFQLEMSEGGLALLPGSGEVASIVLDPTYNVDSGGIRRFKNSDGSSGPATSVQIYRSDDVSTYGKANGLGDLELGCDLPPIQIGNRVWRDTNNNGIQDPDEPGFADVQVALLGPGSTTIATVTTNADGDYYFSTAVGTNVLGSVYNLTLTPGGSYTLSFPVSVSAFTINTVPASGTVTNAIDSDPDATGSIAFTLGQAGQNNFTYDAGYVCAPLALSLTSAEICVGQTVNLTATAGFSSYTFSSELTQLGTTNVASGSATGTYSVTAVNSAGCSGTATGTITVNPNPVITLTSVTICAGETATLTATAGLASYSFSTGLTQLAGTNIASTTEAGTYSVTAATAGGCSAIATGSVTVNPIPVVELSSMTICAGQTAILTATAGFADYNFSPGLTRIGTTNEAIGTTTGTYSVTAINSVGCSSTATGSITANPLPVVALTSATICEGQTASLTATAGYDIYLFSTGLTQLGNSNVAIGTTDGIYSVTAISAEGCVGTGTGSITINANPVVSLSSDTICAGQQAVLVATGGYTTYQFSSGLTQVGPFNVATGTAEGTYSVTAISSDGCSGTATGTITVNPLPVAAITGSSATICEGQSATLTASGGDTYLWSTGEQTASIVVTTSDVYSVTVSTEVGCSAVASTMVTVNPLPVLTVNSETVCSGQSATLTVAGCEDGTILWSTTETTATILVSPSLTTVYTAICAFTTGCSSTISTTVTVNEVPSYTALPQAVTATCVGLAANNDAHIDLTTLQNTELADIVAGNTYGSGPAYGDPTNLAITAGAVSFTNLPNPAMSQPYTIRLYSPGGACYTDVTVILEPATCTCPAPKCIPLVIQKSRTASR encoded by the coding sequence ATGGAAAATGATGTTTACGTTAAAAAGTCTGGACTGAGTATTTGTTCCATCTATAGAAATACAGCCCGTTTCTTCTCAATTGTTGGCTTACTGCTCGTTTTCATTGCCTTGTCCCAGTCAGCTTATGGACAACTATCGGGTACCGTTTATCGGGATTTCAACGAGGATGGGGTTCGCAGTTTTACAGTTGCCACACCCCTGGATGGTGAGATTGGGGTAGGTGGTATAACAGTCAATGTATATAACAACACTGGGCTGGTAGGTAGCACCATTACGAGCTCTGCCACGGCCACGGCTGGGTTTTACACAATTACCCCATCGGGAGCAGGCCCATATCGGGTCGAGTTTAGTAATCTGCCAGCGGGTTATTATGATGGATTGCATGGAACAGCAAGCGGCACCTCAACCCAGTTTGTTGCCAGCTCCGTTGCTACCGAAATTAATCTGGGTATTAATTATCCCTTTGATTATTGTCAGGCTGTCCCGGTTTTCTTTGTTCCCTGCTACGTGAACGGTAACCCATTGGGTAGCGGCAGCTCGGGTGATGAGGGGGTGTTTGTTACATTGCCCTACAATGCTACCAGTGCTCAGGAAGTTTCGAATACGGGTGGTAATACGCCGTCAGAAACAGCCATTAGCCTTAATCGCCAATTAGGAACTGTGTATGGGGTAGCCTATCAACGGGCCACAAAATATACGTACACATCTGCTTTCGTAAAACGGCATTCCGGACTGGCTGATGGTGGGGCAGGGGGTATTTATATCACAAAGCCTTCGGGGGGGGCTACGTTTACAACCAGCCTGTTCACCACGTTACCGACCGCCGTTACGGCAATAGCTACCACCAGTGTGTCGGGTACGGTTGCCACAACAGTTTCCAGTACAGTGGGCTCTAATACAGATCGGGGGTTGCCTGCTGTGCTAACGGAGGGTAATCGGGACGCAACTACATTCGATCTGGTTGGAAAAGCGGGTTTAGGAGACCTGGAAATTTCTGAAGATGGGACGCAATTGTACGTTGTCAATCTGGGTGATCGCCGATTATATCAAATTCCAATCATTGACCCAACCAGCGATACGCCAACGGCGGGTACAGCTATCAGTTTTACAATTCCATCGCCAAGTCAGCAACCAGGCAGCGTTTTTCGGCCATTTGGGCTTAAATATTACCGAGGCCGTGTCTATGTGGGTGGCGTAACTTCCAACGAAGGCGTAGCCGGAACGGTGAATTTTGGCATAGGAGGAACTATTGGGGAGTTGCCCAGCAGTACCAGCCTGGTTACTCGGGATACAACGGGTATGAAAGCCGTTGTCTATGAATTCAATCCGAATGATGCAAGTTTTACATCGGTGCTCTCGTTCCCGTTAACTTACCAAAAAGGGGCTACGAACAATGATAAAACCGGTGCCGACCGGGCTGAGTTCTGGCTGCCCTGGGTTGACGCTCAACCTGCCCGGTTTGCCCGGAATGATCTGCCTTACTGTAGTTATCCACAGCCTATGTTGACAGGTATCGAGTTTGATGTGGATGGGTCAATGATCCTGAGTATCCGGGACCGTTTCGGCGATCAATATGGGAATAATAACCTTGGGCCCGATCCCAATAGCACTGCTGATCCTATTCAGAAATACCGGGCTATTGCCCCTGGGGATATTCTGCGAGCTGGTAGATGTACGGCGGGGGTCAATGAATGGACGCTTGAGTACAACGCCAGCGTTTGCAATGGCCTGGTAACAAGTGGTGCCAATACAACGCAGGGACCCGGTAATGGAGAGTATTATTACAGCGATCATATAGAAGCTGGTGCATCTGGCGGAGCTTTTCAATTAGAAATGAGCGAGGGTGGGTTAGCCTTGCTACCCGGAAGTGGCGAAGTGGCATCTATTGTACTTGATCCCACGTATAACGTGGATTCCGGTGGTATCCGGCGATTCAAAAACTCAGATGGCTCGAGTGGACCAGCTACCAGTGTACAAATTTACCGGAGCGATGATGTGTCCACCTATGGTAAAGCCAATGGGCTGGGCGATCTTGAACTGGGCTGTGATTTGCCACCTATTCAAATCGGGAACCGGGTTTGGCGAGATACGAATAACAACGGGATTCAGGACCCCGATGAGCCTGGTTTCGCGGATGTGCAGGTTGCCTTGCTGGGCCCCGGCTCAACAACGATTGCTACCGTAACAACGAATGCCGATGGTGACTATTATTTTTCAACGGCAGTGGGTACAAATGTGTTGGGGTCCGTTTACAACTTAACCCTGACGCCAGGTGGCAGTTATACACTCAGTTTTCCCGTTAGTGTCAGTGCGTTTACCATTAACACAGTACCTGCTTCCGGCACAGTAACGAATGCCATCGACTCCGATCCGGATGCAACGGGTAGTATTGCGTTTACACTAGGACAGGCCGGTCAAAACAACTTTACGTACGATGCGGGCTATGTGTGTGCGCCCCTGGCCCTGTCATTGACATCAGCCGAAATTTGCGTTGGTCAAACGGTTAACCTGACGGCTACTGCCGGTTTTAGCAGCTATACCTTTTCGAGCGAACTTACCCAGCTAGGAACTACCAATGTTGCCAGTGGAAGCGCTACCGGTACGTACTCGGTGACGGCGGTCAACTCGGCGGGTTGTTCAGGTACCGCTACCGGGACAATTACGGTGAATCCAAACCCAGTTATTACACTTACTTCAGTAACTATTTGCGCAGGAGAAACGGCTACATTGACCGCTACGGCAGGGCTGGCTTCCTATAGTTTCTCAACGGGTCTCACACAACTGGCTGGTACGAATATAGCGAGTACGACAGAAGCGGGTACGTATTCGGTGACGGCTGCTACAGCGGGGGGCTGTTCGGCCATCGCTACGGGCAGTGTTACGGTCAATCCTATACCTGTTGTTGAGCTTTCCTCGATGACGATCTGCGCGGGCCAGACGGCAATACTAACCGCTACGGCAGGTTTTGCAGACTATAATTTCTCACCTGGCCTAACCCGTATTGGCACAACCAATGAGGCCATCGGTACAACCACCGGTACGTACTCGGTAACGGCCATAAATTCAGTCGGTTGCTCGTCTACGGCCACAGGTAGTATCACCGCCAATCCACTACCCGTGGTTGCGCTTACATCGGCAACGATTTGTGAAGGACAGACAGCAAGCCTGACTGCTACGGCCGGTTATGATATCTATCTCTTCTCGACGGGTCTGACCCAGTTGGGGAACTCGAATGTGGCCATTGGTACAACCGATGGGATTTATTCGGTAACGGCGATCAGTGCTGAGGGGTGTGTAGGTACTGGTACGGGCAGTATCACGATTAATGCGAACCCGGTAGTGAGCCTGAGTTCTGATACAATCTGCGCTGGTCAACAGGCGGTGCTGGTGGCTACGGGAGGCTATACCACGTATCAGTTTTCATCAGGCCTGACTCAGGTAGGTCCATTTAATGTAGCCACGGGCACCGCGGAAGGTACGTACTCCGTCACAGCCATCAGTAGCGATGGTTGTTCGGGTACGGCTACCGGTACGATCACGGTAAATCCATTACCTGTGGCTGCCATTACAGGGAGTAGTGCAACGATTTGTGAGGGGCAAAGTGCGACGTTAACCGCCAGTGGGGGCGACACCTACCTCTGGTCAACTGGTGAGCAAACGGCTTCGATTGTTGTAACAACCAGCGATGTATATTCAGTAACTGTAAGCACGGAGGTTGGTTGCTCAGCGGTAGCCAGTACAATGGTTACTGTCAATCCCTTACCGGTGCTAACGGTGAATTCTGAAACGGTCTGTTCCGGACAATCAGCCACATTGACCGTGGCTGGTTGTGAAGATGGAACAATTCTTTGGTCAACAACCGAAACGACAGCTACCATACTTGTATCGCCTTCTTTAACAACTGTTTATACGGCTATCTGTGCGTTTACTACGGGCTGTTCGTCAACAATATCGACAACCGTAACGGTCAATGAAGTTCCATCGTACACGGCACTTCCGCAGGCAGTGACGGCTACCTGCGTAGGCCTCGCAGCCAATAACGATGCGCATATTGACCTGACCACCTTACAAAATACCGAACTCGCCGACATTGTTGCAGGGAATACCTACGGAAGTGGGCCTGCTTACGGCGACCCAACAAACCTGGCCATTACCGCTGGTGCCGTTAGTTTTACGAATCTGCCAAACCCTGCAATGAGCCAGCCTTACACCATTCGGTTGTACAGTCCGGGAGGAGCTTGCTATACAGATGTGACGGTTATCCTGGAACCTGCTACCTGTACGTGTCCGGCTCCCAAATGTATACCCCTGGTCATTCAGAAGTCGAGGACGGCTAGCCGGTAA
- a CDS encoding LysR family transcriptional regulator yields the protein MMIVNLEWFRTFKAIYETGSLTAAAQALYISQPGVSLHLNSLEAHTGYKLFDRAARKMVPTERGKVMYNFILEPISKLEAAEQQFHKSSKTDKATISIGMCFETFQFTLEPHIATLPFNVIIKFGEYMQMQQDLDKGLLDLIITPQKGAQTNLNYQPFSKERIVLIAGAKSNTEELAALLEAGKINEAESWLKEQLWYSTAADMDNLKKFWNLNFNRHPDFKPNYIVPNICSIVRCLSDGKGFSIIPDFLCRDELDKGKVKLVWEGKKVIENTLYFGTRKKTMYVDEIGRIQQIFEKQN from the coding sequence ATGATGATTGTTAATCTGGAATGGTTTCGAACGTTTAAAGCCATTTACGAAACTGGCTCTCTGACAGCTGCCGCCCAGGCGCTGTATATCTCTCAACCGGGCGTGAGCCTGCACCTCAATTCACTGGAAGCGCACACGGGCTATAAACTCTTTGACCGGGCAGCCCGAAAAATGGTACCTACGGAGCGGGGTAAGGTGATGTATAATTTTATTCTGGAGCCTATCAGTAAGCTGGAAGCAGCCGAACAACAGTTTCACAAAAGCTCAAAAACGGATAAGGCCACCATCAGTATCGGTATGTGTTTTGAAACGTTTCAGTTTACGTTGGAGCCGCACATAGCCACGCTGCCGTTTAATGTCATTATTAAGTTTGGAGAGTACATGCAGATGCAGCAGGATCTTGATAAAGGTCTGCTGGATTTGATCATTACGCCCCAGAAAGGCGCACAGACGAATCTGAATTACCAGCCATTTTCCAAAGAGCGAATTGTGCTGATTGCCGGAGCCAAATCGAATACGGAAGAACTGGCCGCTTTACTTGAAGCCGGAAAAATAAATGAGGCCGAAAGCTGGCTAAAAGAGCAACTGTGGTATAGTACGGCTGCCGACATGGATAATCTAAAAAAATTCTGGAACCTGAATTTTAACCGACATCCCGATTTTAAACCCAACTATATTGTGCCGAATATCTGCTCTATTGTACGTTGTTTGAGCGATGGGAAAGGCTTTTCCATCATCCCGGACTTTTTATGTCGCGATGAGCTGGATAAGGGTAAAGTAAAGCTGGTTTGGGAGGGCAAGAAGGTGATTGAAAATACGCTCTATTTCGGCACTCGAAAGAAAACGATGTACGTTGACGAGATTGGCCGGATTCAGCAAATTTTTGAAAAACAGAACTAA